CACACGCAGCCGCTCCCGGCCTGAGCGCCACTTCCACGACAGCTTCATCACCGTACGGCTCGCCATGGCGCGCGTGATTGCCACCTGGCTGCCTCGCTGTCCCACCTGCCACCGCTCCAACCACCGACGCGCCTCACGCAGCCTGCCCGGTCTCCCCGTTCATCCCGCGGGCCCCTGATGCAGTAGTGTTAGCAGGAGCCGGAAAAGAGCCCTGGGCAACGCGGCCATCTTCGTGAGGCACGTCAACGGCGAGCTGCTTGCGCCGTGGAAGACGGACAACTGCCACGACAACAAGGACTACGCCGTCCTGTTCTACCCGGCCAGCGGCAAGGTCATCGTGCCGCAGGGCAACCACGGCTACGACTGGTGAGTCGTGACGTCGGGGCGCCCGCGGCTTCACTCCGTGGGCGTTCCGATGCGTCCTTCCGGCGGGTGCGGCGTGAAGCCACGTTGTCATGGCGCCGCACCCGCTCCGTGGAAGAATGGCCCCGCCGGGTGGGCCTTCCGCCCATCCGCCGGGAGCAGTCATGTCGCTGTGGGGTTCACTGCGAAAGCACTTCTTCGGAGCACCTCGGGAGCCGGGACGGGTGGACCGCTTCGAGGTGGAGCCCGGAGGGCTGGTGCTGTTGACGATGCGCCACACGCTCCGCGTGCAGGGAGGCCCCGTAGAGTGCCGCTCGTACGTGACGCAGGGGCTCGCGGCGCATGGGCAGCACGAGATGGTGTTCACCCTGCGCGAGAACTCCGGCATGGCGGACGACGTCCTCCAGCAGAAGCTGGCCTCGCTCTTCGACCGCTTCCGGCAGCTGGCGAGCGAGGGCCGCACGGTGGACGTGGGGGATGTCACCATCTTCGGTGAGCACCGGCTGTTCCCGGGGATGCACGTGCTCTACACCCGGGCCTCGCCCATTCCCGGGCTGCCGGTGCCGCCGAGCGCGCTCGCGCTCCTGCTCATCACCGACAAGGAGCTGGAGCTGGTGCAGCGCTGCGGGCCGGCGAGGATGATGGCCGCGCTGGGCAAGGCGTACAGCCACTACCCCTGCCCTTCGTGGTCGGACATCCGCCGCCCCGAGCTGCCCGTGGAGGCCATCCTCGAGCAGAGCCTGCTGCCCCGGGTCAGCCACTCGCGCGTGTGGAGCGCGCGCATCGTGAAGCAGGACGCGGACATCGTCCTGCGCATCGCCCCCGGCCAGCACGCGCAGTTCCGCCAGCTCTTCGAGCAGCTCCCCGAGGAGACGCAGCCCTTCGCGCTGCTCACCGGGATTGATGACGCCGCGAACGGGTGTCTCGCCTGGGAGCCGGGGCAGACGGGGCCCGTCGCCATCACCCCGCCGGGAAGCACGGGAGACCGCATCAGCGGGTGCTTCCTCCTCGTCCTCCCGGGCATGGAGCAGGAGGAGGCGCGGCTCCACGAGGACGGCTTCATCTGGAGCCTCTCGCCCGCGTCCTCGAAGGCCCTGTGGACCGCGCTGTGCGAAGGACAGGGACTCGCGCTGCTCGTCGGCGAGACGCGGCTGCGCGTGGAGTGGGTGGCCTGAGGCGCCCCCGCATCCCTACTTCCGCCGCTTGCGCTCCGTGCGCGGGGACTTCTTCGTGAACTTCGCGGGCTTCACCTGCTCCTCCGGCGGCAGCGACTCCAGCCACGTCCGCACCGCGTCCGCGCGCGGGGCCCGGCCGGACTCCTTGAAGAGTGCGCCGGCCTTCGCCGCCTCGGCCCGCGCCTCGGCGGGCTGCCCTTCCTTGTAGAGCGCCTGGGCCAGCGCGAAGCCGGACTCGCCCAGCGAGTCCTCCTCCGCGCTCGTGAAGGTCACCGCCTTGCGCAGCGGCTCCAGCGCGTCGCGCGTGCGCCCCAGCCCCAGCAGCGCCTGACCGACGCCGTCGTACGAGTAGTGGAGCTCCTCGTCGTCCGCCTCCAGTTGCTGGCGCTTCACCGCCAGCGCCTCCTCATAGACTTTCAGCGCCTCTTCGTAGCGCTTCAGTCCGAGCAGGCTCATCCCCTCCTCGTCGAGCGCCTCCGACAGCTTCAGGTGGCTGCCCCCGAGCAGTTCGCGGTGCAGGGCCACCGACGCGCTCGCATGCTCCAGCGCCCGGGGGAAGTCCTCCAACCCGCGCAGCGCCATGGACAGCGCCTGGTGACGCCGCGCCACGTCCAGGTGCCGGGCCCCCACGGCCGCCTCCGTCTGGCGCAGCGCTTCCTCCAGTACCTTCGCCGCCTCGGCATACGCGCCCATCTCCAGCAGCGTCCGCCCCAGCGTGAAGGTGACCCGCGCCCGCTTCGGATGCCCCGGCTCCAGCGCCCTGCCCAGCAGCGCCGACGCTTCTTCCAACTGGCGGCGCGCGTCCTCCGGCTGGCCCTGCATCAGCGCGAGGTTCGCCCCGTTCACCAGCAAATCACCCTCCAGCACCGCGTCCCCGCCCAGCCGCTGGAGCGTGGCCTTTCCCAGCCGCGCCCACCGCGTGGCGTGCTCGAAGCGCTCGCGCTCACCCTCCACGAAGAGCAGCTTGTTGAGGACGGAGACCTCCAGCCGGTCCGCCCGCCCCACCTCCGCGTCGAGGACGGCCTGCTCCAACAGCCCCGCGCCCTGCTCCTTCTCCCCTTGCAGCGCCTGGAGCCACCCCAGGTGGAAGCGCAGCTCCGCCACCAGCGGCAGGTACCCCGTCGCCACCACCTGCGGCTCCAGCGCGCGTGCCTTCTCCAGCGCGAGCGGATAGCGGCTCGTGTCCAGCAGCGCCTTCACCTCCGACAGCCGGCCCTCCACCGCCTCCAGCTCCGCCCGCTTCGCCGGGTCCGCCGGACGCGGCTGCTGCCCGGTGAGCGCCTCCAGGTCCGCGCAGTCCTTCGGCGACGGCAGCGCGTACGCCGCGTCCAGCGCCTTCTCCACGCCCGCCTTCTCCACACCGGCCAGCGCGTCCACCAGCGCGTGCAAATCCTGCCGCCGCCGCTCCAAACACACCACCCGCTGGGACAGCAGCGCCTCCGTCTGCACCGCGTGCACGCGCGTGGCCTCACACGCCTCGGTGTGCTGCCGCGCCCACGCGCCCGCGTACGCGTCCAGCACTCCGCCCACGCGCGCCGCCATGTCCGCCGCCAGCGGGCTGCCCGTGGCCGCGAAGGCCGACGTCACCCGCTGCCGCGCCGCCGGGCCCCAGCTGTCCGCGAGCAGCCCCTCCGCCCCCGCGCAGACTCGCGACTGCCACCACGCCACGCCACCGACGGCCGCCACCAGCGCCGCCGCGGCGATGGCGCCGCCCCCTGCCCTGCGACGCCGCGCCAGCGCCTGCTCCTGCGACAGCGACTCCAGCAGCGCCGCCATGGACTCGAAGCGGCCTTCCGGCTCCAGCGCCAGCCCGCGCATCACCGCGCGCCGCACCCAGGCAGGCACCTTCGCGTCGCGCGGGGGCTCCTGGATGAGCTCCGGCGCCAGCGTGGGACGCCGCGGCGCCTCACCCGGAGCACCAGGGCCAGACGGCAGCGCCTTCGCGGCCCGCGACAGCTGCTCCGGGTCGAACGGGCGCGTCCCGAAGAGCGAGCGGTACAGCGCGGCGCAGAAGCTGAACTGGTCCGAGCGCGCGTCCACCGCGTCACCCCGGAACTGCTCGGGCGACATGAACTGGGGCGTGCCCAGCACCACGCCCGCCTGCGTGAGCGGCTCGTACAGCCGCCCCGAGCCCTCCGACGCGGGCGACGGCTCTTCCAGCGAGCCCTCGTCCCGCCCCGGATTTCCCACCGGCCGCGCCAGGCCGAAGTCGGTGACGTAGACGCGGTGGTCGCGCCCCACCAGCACGTTGGTGGGCTTGAAGTCGCGGTGCACCAGGCCCGCCGCGTGCGCAGCCTCCAGCCCCCGGCCCGCGGCGAGGTACGTCACCAGGATTTCCCGCCACGAGCGCGGCTTCGCGTGCATCCAGTCGCGCAGCGTGCCGCCCTCCACCAGCTCCATGGCGACGAAGACCTGGTCCTCCCAGGTGCCCACCTCGAAGACGGGGATGACGTTGGGATGGGAGATGCGGGCCATGGCCTGCGCCTCGCGCAGCAGCCGCGTCCGCCCCGCCTCCAGGGCCCTGGCCGAGCCCGCCACGCGCAGCAGCTTGACGGCCACCTTGCGGTCCAGGTCCGGGTCATAGGCCGCGTACACCACGCCCATGCCGCCCTGCCCCAACACCTTCAGCGGGATGAAGCGGCCCACCTGCGCGCCCAGCGTCCGCGAGCGCGCCCGCGCCTGCATGGGCTCATCACGCCCGGTGTTCGGCACGCTGCGCGGTGGTGACTCGTCCCCGCCCGACACCGTCACCTTCGTCGGCGGCTCCGGCTCCGGGCCGGTTCCACGCGGAGCCCCCGTGTCATCTCGGTCGACCATGCGCGCCAGTGTAGCGGTGAAGTCCCGGAGCGCTGCTTCCCGCCGCGACGACTCATCGCCTCCGGGGTTTCCCTTACGCACGCTCCCGTGTCGTCGATTTCAAAACATCCGAAAACATTTCTATTCGGCAACCCGGGAAAGGCCGGGTCGATAATGCGGCAGGCGATGAGCGTCTGGGAGGGCCCGCCATGACCGTGAACCTCAATGTCTTCACCGCGCGCGTTCGGGACGGCGCGCTCACGGGTCCTGTGAAGGTGGAGGCGCCCACGGTCATCGGGCCCCAGCCACTCCCCTCCGCGCCGCAGATGGGCCCGGTAGCGCCCCAGCGGTTCCAGGACACCTTCGAGGCAGCCTGCACGAAGCGGGAGGACCTGCCCAAGCTGACGGTGCCCGACGCGCCGGGAACGACGGAGCTGCCGCGCCTGAAGGACCCGGCGCCAGTGAATGAGGCGGCCGAGGCCCAGGCCCAGAAGGGTTGGGAAACCGACGAAGAGGCCGTTGCCCAGACGACGGAGTCCGGCTGCGGCGAGGCGAGCCTGGCCTTCGTGAGCAAGGCGAGCCGCAAGGACAAGGCCGAGAAGGCGAAGGCCCGGTCGGAGGAGAAGGAGCTCCAGGAGGTCCGCGCCAAGGCCGAGGCCATCAACACGCCGAAGACCACCGAGAAGAAGGTGGACGTCAACCTGGCCGATGGAGCCACCGCCGAGGAGATGGGCGTGGTGCTCGGGGAGATGGGCATCGACGTCACCGACGGCTACGAGTCCTACGACTCCAACGCCATGAGCGAGGCCTTGAAGCGGGGCGAGTTCGGGCTGGCCCTGGTGGACTCCAACGCCATCCTCAATGCCGCCCTGCCCGCCCACAAGCAGCGCAAGGAGCCCGGCGTGCTGCACTGGGTGACCATCGACGGCTTCAACAGCGGCCGCTCGAAGAAGGACTCCTCGGACGACCTGTACCGCGTGAAGGACCCCGTCAACGGCGAGTACTGGGTGTCCGCGAAGGACCTGGAGAAGGCCATCGAGCAGGGCAAGAAGAGCCACGGTGGCGGCGGGGTGCTCGCCGTGGAGAAGCGGAACGACAAGGACGTGGACACTCGGGAGAAGCGCGAGTCGCTCGCCGAGAAGAACCGCCGCCACTCGGCCTCGCTCGGCAAGGCGGGCGGACATGGCAGCCGGCGCATGAGCGTGGGCGAGTCCAGCTAGGACGCGCCGCGCGCCAGGCCGCCGCTGCCTCGAAGCCGGCCCCATGCTAGCCTTGGCGCCCTTGAACACGGGCGGCACGGTGCGTGCGCGCCCGTCCCGATTGGGGGGTAACCGACTTGGATTCCGACACGCTGACGCTGACCCGCGGCCATGGCCCCCTGATGCTGCCGGAGGTGCCGCACCTGCGGCTGGCCAGCGGCAACTTCTGGCCGGAAGAGGTGGGGGGCGAGCTGACGGCGGGCCTCTTCATCATCGACACCCGCACCTCGCCCTCCAAGCAGGAGCATGTGCGCGTGCGCCCGGCCCAGGTGGTGGAGGTGGACGGGGCCACCCTGGAAATCGTCAAGGTCGGCCCCTACGAGGAGGGCGGCGAGCCCGCAATCCAGCTCCGGGTGCGCGTGCGCTGAGGCGCGGTGCGTCAGGCGCCAGCGGGCGGGCCGCGCAACTCCAGATCCGCCCGCTGCGATAATCCAACATACCGTCGCGCGCCCTTCGGGCAGCCGCGGCCTGCTGCAATCGCGATTCGAGGGGGAAACAGCCATGAGCATGAAGATCGGTGGGAACGACGGAGTCCGGGTCACCCGTAGCACCCAGGAGTCCACCGAGGTCGCCCCGACGCAGACGAGCCGCGCGGAGCCCCAGGCTGTCGCGAAGGAGACGACGCCAGCGTGGGTCAACGCCCGCTCGCAGGACGGCATGCTGCCCCCCAACCGCGGGAAGCAGTTCGCCGCCGCGCTCGGTGGCGCCGTGGAGCAGACCAGCAACGCCGAGGGCCCCAAGGACCCGAAGGCCATCAAGAACCCCAACGTCACCGGCACCTATGGCCCCGTGCCCAACAGCTCCCTGTTCGAGGCGGGCGCGGACGGCACCAAGGCACACTGGAATGACGTGCAGCAGGGCCAGATTGGCGACTGCTATCTGATGACGTCCATGGGCGCCATCGCCCGCGCCAACCCGGCGGCGCTCGAGAACATGATCAAGGGCCCGGACAAGGAAGGGGCCTACACCGTCACGTTCCACGAGAAGGACTGGCTCGGCCGCGACAAGACGGTGGACATCAAGGTCAGCCCCGAGATGCTGCTCGACAAGAACAAGAACCCCATCTACGCCGGCACGCCGCAGGACAACGGCAAGGCGGAGCTGTGGCCGGCCGTCATCGAGAAGGCCTATGCCCAGTGGAAGGGCGGCTACAAGGACATCGTCTCCGGCAACAGCTCCGACGCCATGGAGGCCATCACCGGGAAGGACAGCAGCAGCTTCAACCCGGACAAGGCCACGCTGGCGGACCTGGACAAGCGCCTGAAGGCGGGCGAGGCCCTCACGGCCGGCACGCACGACGACATCAAGTTCCTGGGCATCGACTTCAAGGACGGCACCGACGGCGCGGCCTACAAGGACGGCCGGCTGGTGGCGGACCACGAGTACTTCATCACCGGCGTGGACACCAAGGCCGGCACGGTGACGCTGCGCAACCCCTGGGGCGCCGGGACGCCCGACGTGGTGCTCACGGAGAAGGAGTTCCGCGAGTCCTTCCAGTACGCCAACAGCAACCCGACGAAGTGAGGCGACGGGGCCCGCGCGGAGGACTCCTGCCCGGCCTGGCGCTCGTCGCCGGGCTGGTGCTGGCCGGGTGCGCGCGCGAGGCCCCTGCTCCCCGTCCGTCGTCAGCCCAGGCACGGGACGCGGAGGTCGTCACGCTGACGAGCGGCCATGGTCCGCTCCAGGTGACGCCGGACCTGCGGCTGGCCACCGGCAACTTCTGGCGGGAGGAGACGGACGGAGGCGTGCGTCAGCCCACCGCCGCGCTGTTCCTCTTCGACTTGCGCACCGGGCCGCCCAACCAGCGGCACGTGCGCGTGCACGCGGGCCAGGTGGTGGAGGCCGCGGACCAGGAGGTCGAAGTAGTGGAGGTGGTGGAGCGCGGCGACAGCGGACCGGA
The window above is part of the Pyxidicoccus trucidator genome. Proteins encoded here:
- a CDS encoding protein kinase domain-containing protein → MVDRDDTGAPRGTGPEPEPPTKVTVSGGDESPPRSVPNTGRDEPMQARARSRTLGAQVGRFIPLKVLGQGGMGVVYAAYDPDLDRKVAVKLLRVAGSARALEAGRTRLLREAQAMARISHPNVIPVFEVGTWEDQVFVAMELVEGGTLRDWMHAKPRSWREILVTYLAAGRGLEAAHAAGLVHRDFKPTNVLVGRDHRVYVTDFGLARPVGNPGRDEGSLEEPSPASEGSGRLYEPLTQAGVVLGTPQFMSPEQFRGDAVDARSDQFSFCAALYRSLFGTRPFDPEQLSRAAKALPSGPGAPGEAPRRPTLAPELIQEPPRDAKVPAWVRRAVMRGLALEPEGRFESMAALLESLSQEQALARRRRAGGGAIAAAALVAAVGGVAWWQSRVCAGAEGLLADSWGPAARQRVTSAFAATGSPLAADMAARVGGVLDAYAGAWARQHTEACEATRVHAVQTEALLSQRVVCLERRRQDLHALVDALAGVEKAGVEKALDAAYALPSPKDCADLEALTGQQPRPADPAKRAELEAVEGRLSEVKALLDTSRYPLALEKARALEPQVVATGYLPLVAELRFHLGWLQALQGEKEQGAGLLEQAVLDAEVGRADRLEVSVLNKLLFVEGERERFEHATRWARLGKATLQRLGGDAVLEGDLLVNGANLALMQGQPEDARRQLEEASALLGRALEPGHPKRARVTFTLGRTLLEMGAYAEAAKVLEEALRQTEAAVGARHLDVARRHQALSMALRGLEDFPRALEHASASVALHRELLGGSHLKLSEALDEEGMSLLGLKRYEEALKVYEEALAVKRQQLEADDEELHYSYDGVGQALLGLGRTRDALEPLRKAVTFTSAEEDSLGESGFALAQALYKEGQPAEARAEAAKAGALFKESGRAPRADAVRTWLESLPPEEQVKPAKFTKKSPRTERKRRK
- a CDS encoding C2 family cysteine protease; amino-acid sequence: MSMKIGGNDGVRVTRSTQESTEVAPTQTSRAEPQAVAKETTPAWVNARSQDGMLPPNRGKQFAAALGGAVEQTSNAEGPKDPKAIKNPNVTGTYGPVPNSSLFEAGADGTKAHWNDVQQGQIGDCYLMTSMGAIARANPAALENMIKGPDKEGAYTVTFHEKDWLGRDKTVDIKVSPEMLLDKNKNPIYAGTPQDNGKAELWPAVIEKAYAQWKGGYKDIVSGNSSDAMEAITGKDSSSFNPDKATLADLDKRLKAGEALTAGTHDDIKFLGIDFKDGTDGAAYKDGRLVADHEYFITGVDTKAGTVTLRNPWGAGTPDVVLTEKEFRESFQYANSNPTK